The following coding sequences lie in one Meles meles chromosome X, mMelMel3.1 paternal haplotype, whole genome shotgun sequence genomic window:
- the LUZP4 gene encoding leucine zipper protein 4 — protein sequence MSLILQIMPYDIIILKKLESKNTESKKNGTQNRRKKKPISRQRANARRHRRQRGYSRFRKNIEGGIDTKPYQEPSGFKPGQSPLNKQPVNKQEKCNENSKSQAERSGSQSEGNQNQLEGSQGQSSENRHHSERSCGQSESSCGRSESSQGQSERSHGQSERSHGQSESSRGQSERSRGQSERSRGQSERSPDQSERSHGQAESSRSQSESSHSQSEILIASLRVFVASLRDLVASLRDLMASPRDPRANQRDLVASQRDLVASQRDLVANQCNLCGHLQSHYRHKRFKLIIGKNPNLPMKYLIRIQRSPEDDRSSVRENDRRHESQYLELCGVFVCLSAMRQEDFLSPAECCPSASRWQHSTCRRAFHQPTNTHYKNKKHIQTGELSKKYKKRKSGKWPSEDANDERGGGQKAEKGPRRAN from the exons ATGTCTCTCATCCTTCAGATCATGCCAT ATGACATTATAATCCTTAAAAAGTTAGAAAGTAAAAACACTGAATCAAAGAAGAATGGGACACAGAACCgtagaaaaaagaaaccaatttcAAGACAGCGAGCAAATGCTCGTAGGCATCGCAGGCAAAGAG gatACTCAAGATTCAGAAAGAACATTGAGGGAGGAATTGATACAAAACCGTACCAAGAACCTTCTGGATTCAAGCCTGGACAAAGCCCTTTAAACAAGCAGCCTGTAAATAAGCAG GAGAAGTGCAATGAAAATTCTAAGTCCCAAGCAGAGAGGAGTGGAAGCCAGTCAGAAGGGAACCAGAATCAACTGGAAGGATCTCAAGGCCAATCATCAGAAAATCGACATCATTCAGAGAGATCTTGTGGCCAGTCAGAGAGTTCTTGTGGCCGGTCAGAGAGTTCTCAGGGCCAGTCAGAAAGATCTCATGGCCAGTCGGAAAGATCTCATGGCCAATCAGAGAGTTCTCGTGGCCAGTCAGAGAGATCTCGTG GCCAATCTGAGAGATCTCGTGGCCAGTCAGAGAGATCTCCAGACCAATCAGAGAGATCTCATGGCCAGGCTGAGAGTTCTCGTAGCCAGTCCGAGAGTTCTCATAGCCAGTCCGAGA TTCTCATAGCCAGTCTGAGAGTTTTCGTGGCCAGTCTGAGAGATCTCGTGGCCAGTCTGAGAGATCTCATGGCCAGTCCAAGAGATCCCAGGGCCAATCAGAGAGATCTCGTGGCCAGTCAGAGAGATCTCGTGGCCAGTCAGAGAGATCTCGTGGCCAACCA GTGTAACCTGTGTGGTCATTTACAAAGTCATTACAGGCATAAGCGATTTAAGCTAATTATTGGAAAAAATCCCAACTTGCCCATGAAATACCTGATTAGGATACAG AGGTCACCAGAAGATGACCGCAGCAGCGTCCGTGAAAATGATCGAAGACATGAAAG CCAGTACCTTGAGTTGTGTGGGGTTTTTGTCTGTCTGTCGGCTATGCGTCAGGAAGATTTCCTTTCTCCAGCCGAGTGCTGCCCCTCGGCCAGCAGATGGCAGCATTCAACTTGTAGAAGAGCCTTCCACCAACCGACCAACACGCATTACAAGAACAAAAAg CACATCCAGACTGGAGAACTGAGCAAGAAATACAAGAAAAGGAAGAGTGGGAAATG